One window from the genome of Sporichthyaceae bacterium encodes:
- a CDS encoding alpha/beta hydrolase-fold protein — protein MALTGVTVLLVIALLAVTAPFACLWAWSRVPGGRWRGGSLRFGLVAVCQVTTVALVGVVVNDAGGFYSSWSDLLGTSPSAPLTQATAHFGAGAETETAFVSAASPTADVQPASIPAAAASWKTSTWSKRADWPTKGAVVNTTFKGPTTGLSEPAMVYLPPAYFHTGQAARSIPVVEVFTGFPGVEHNLVSRLRYPDQVLSGVQKGTAGPMVLVMLQPAPSFPWDTECTNVPHGPQTMNYFTNDVPALVTSMFELQPTGWGTMGDSTGGYCAAKVQAMDPARFTAAVSLSGYTEPATDYTTRGIFSGNQNLRDQNDLLWRLQHLPPPPVSLLVATARDEHGTDGYTTALKWLHAVKAPMEADELALPHGGHNFRSWNREIPFALTWISAHLPQPKA, from the coding sequence GTGGCCCTGACCGGTGTGACTGTGCTGCTCGTGATCGCGCTGCTGGCGGTCACGGCGCCTTTCGCATGCCTGTGGGCCTGGTCGCGAGTCCCCGGCGGGCGCTGGCGCGGGGGCAGCCTGCGCTTCGGGCTGGTCGCCGTCTGCCAGGTCACGACCGTGGCGCTGGTCGGCGTCGTCGTCAACGACGCGGGGGGCTTCTACAGCAGCTGGTCCGACCTGCTGGGCACCTCCCCTTCCGCCCCGCTGACCCAGGCGACCGCGCACTTCGGCGCGGGTGCGGAGACCGAGACGGCGTTCGTCTCGGCCGCCTCGCCGACCGCCGACGTCCAACCGGCCTCGATCCCGGCAGCGGCGGCGAGCTGGAAGACGAGTACCTGGTCCAAGCGGGCCGATTGGCCGACCAAGGGCGCCGTGGTCAACACGACCTTCAAGGGCCCGACCACCGGGCTGTCCGAGCCTGCGATGGTCTATCTGCCACCGGCCTACTTCCACACCGGCCAGGCGGCCCGCTCGATCCCGGTCGTCGAGGTGTTCACGGGCTTCCCGGGCGTCGAGCACAACCTGGTCTCCCGGCTGCGCTACCCGGACCAGGTGCTGTCGGGCGTCCAGAAGGGCACCGCCGGACCGATGGTGCTGGTGATGCTCCAGCCGGCACCCAGCTTCCCCTGGGACACCGAGTGCACGAACGTGCCGCACGGGCCCCAGACGATGAACTACTTCACGAACGACGTCCCGGCGCTGGTCACCTCGATGTTCGAGCTGCAGCCCACCGGCTGGGGCACGATGGGCGACTCCACCGGCGGCTACTGCGCGGCCAAGGTGCAGGCGATGGACCCGGCGCGGTTCACCGCGGCGGTCTCCCTGTCCGGCTACACCGAGCCGGCCACCGACTACACGACTCGCGGCATCTTCTCCGGCAACCAGAACCTGCGCGACCAGAACGACCTCCTGTGGCGTCTCCAGCACCTGCCACCGCCACCGGTATCGCTCTTGGTGGCCACCGCCCGCGACGAGCACGGCACCGACGGGTACACCACCGCGCTGAAGTGGCTGCACGCCGTAAAGGCCCCGATGGAGGCCGACGAGCTGGCGTTGCCGCACGGCGGTCACAACTTCCGCAGCTGGAACCGCGAGATCCCGTTCGCGCTGACCTGGATCAGCGCGCACCTGCCGCAGCCCAAGGCCTGA
- a CDS encoding alpha/beta hydrolase-fold protein, producing MSLTGTPLLVVLTVVTLAILGAALHPVFRHRLRRLALVATAQLCAVALIGAMANDYGDFYPTWADLFGAVHAGSGTTASFGAAAVEPGATNLPYGGSGDLPAAAATSIAAGLSPTDWSRKADWPTRGAVVHLKVPDGPGGPDDEVLAWLPPSWFSGGPGAATMPMLEMLTGYPGTPDTVINKMKAADALLAGIKAGTYQPTVLLITRPVLPFPRDTECTDVPSGPPTFSRMADTVPDTAATELHLHVTGLAAAGYSTGGYCALKLAMLRPDRFAGGASMSGYYAPDPGLNSGDLFGGSTATKNANDLMWLLEHHKPPPASVLVACSKEERFESGYAAAQQFLAKVHSPMAAQEVVLDSGGHNFDTWRAEFPKIMPWLEGQLQHHPLRQPLG from the coding sequence ATGTCGCTGACCGGCACGCCGCTGCTGGTCGTGCTCACCGTGGTGACGCTCGCGATCCTCGGTGCCGCCCTGCACCCGGTCTTCCGACACCGGCTGCGACGCCTCGCGCTGGTCGCCACCGCACAGTTGTGCGCCGTCGCGCTGATCGGGGCCATGGCCAACGACTACGGCGACTTCTACCCGACCTGGGCCGACCTGTTCGGCGCCGTGCACGCCGGGTCCGGCACCACCGCGTCGTTCGGCGCGGCCGCCGTGGAACCGGGCGCGACCAACCTGCCGTACGGCGGTTCCGGCGACCTGCCCGCAGCTGCGGCCACCTCGATCGCAGCCGGGCTCTCCCCCACCGACTGGTCGAGGAAGGCCGACTGGCCGACCCGCGGGGCCGTGGTGCACCTGAAGGTGCCGGACGGTCCGGGCGGACCCGACGACGAGGTACTGGCCTGGCTGCCGCCCTCGTGGTTCAGCGGTGGGCCGGGCGCGGCCACGATGCCGATGCTCGAGATGCTCACCGGCTACCCGGGCACCCCCGACACCGTGATCAACAAGATGAAGGCCGCCGACGCGTTGCTGGCCGGGATCAAGGCCGGGACCTACCAGCCGACGGTCCTGCTGATCACCCGCCCGGTCCTGCCGTTCCCGCGCGACACCGAGTGCACCGACGTGCCCTCCGGGCCGCCGACCTTCAGCCGGATGGCGGACACCGTCCCGGACACCGCGGCCACGGAACTGCACCTGCACGTGACCGGGTTGGCCGCCGCCGGTTATTCGACCGGCGGCTACTGCGCGCTGAAATTGGCCATGCTCCGCCCGGACCGGTTCGCCGGCGGCGCCTCCATGTCCGGGTACTACGCGCCTGACCCGGGACTCAACAGCGGCGACCTGTTCGGCGGCAGTACCGCGACGAAGAACGCCAACGACCTGATGTGGCTGCTCGAGCACCACAAGCCGCCGCCCGCCTCGGTGCTGGTCGCCTGCTCCAAGGAGGAGCGCTTCGAGAGCGGTTACGCGGCCGCCCAGCAGTTCCTGGCCAAGGTCCACTCGCCGATGGCGGCCCAGGAGGTCGTGCTCGACAGCGGCGGGCACAACTTCGACACCTGGCGAGCCGAGTTCCCGAAGATCATGCCCTGGCTGGAGGGCCAACTGCAGCATCACCCGCTGCGTCAGCCCTTGGGGTAG
- a CDS encoding SGNH/GDSL hydrolase family protein, translating into MEEIAPRVRVAGALALVGALTLTACGSSDSATSASVLLTPIPTVAHKAGKGASVVAFGDSVPAGGGGCECGDFVQDYADLITDRTGKTSTVDNFAVGGTTSSDVVDLLATTQAQAAIKSATIVLIMTGANDYDDAFDEASIGIDPSQVYPAVATVVQDNVTNAIGKIKKLNSKAHVVVLDYWAAEEDGAVARSEYDSTTMAASISCTDSVNNALSLAAKASSAKYISTLTAFKGPSGTNDDTNLLGADGDHPDATGHQVIARAIYAVYPKG; encoded by the coding sequence GTGGAGGAGATCGCGCCGAGAGTCCGGGTGGCCGGCGCCCTCGCGCTGGTCGGCGCCCTCACCCTGACTGCCTGCGGCAGCAGCGATTCGGCCACGAGCGCGTCGGTCCTGCTGACACCGATCCCGACTGTCGCGCACAAGGCCGGTAAGGGCGCGAGCGTGGTCGCGTTCGGCGACTCCGTGCCGGCCGGCGGCGGCGGGTGCGAGTGCGGAGACTTCGTCCAGGACTACGCGGACCTGATCACCGACCGGACCGGCAAGACCTCGACCGTCGACAACTTCGCGGTCGGTGGCACGACCAGCAGCGACGTCGTCGACCTGCTCGCGACCACGCAGGCCCAGGCCGCGATCAAGTCCGCCACGATCGTGCTGATCATGACCGGCGCCAACGACTACGACGACGCCTTCGACGAGGCGAGCATCGGGATCGACCCGTCGCAGGTCTACCCGGCCGTCGCCACGGTCGTGCAGGACAACGTGACCAACGCGATCGGCAAGATCAAGAAACTGAACTCCAAGGCCCACGTGGTGGTGCTCGACTACTGGGCCGCCGAGGAGGACGGCGCGGTCGCCCGCTCCGAGTACGACAGCACCACGATGGCGGCCTCGATCTCCTGCACGGACTCGGTGAACAATGCGCTGAGCCTGGCGGCGAAGGCGTCGAGCGCCAAGTACATCTCGACACTGACCGCGTTCAAGGGTCCGAGCGGCACCAACGACGACACCAACCTGCTCGGCGCTGACGGTGACCACCCCGACGCCACCGGCCACCAGGTGATCGCACGGGCGATCTACGCCGTCTACCCCAAGGGCTGA